A genomic stretch from Asterias rubens chromosome 7, eAstRub1.3, whole genome shotgun sequence includes:
- the LOC117293020 gene encoding 3-mercaptopyruvate sulfurtransferase-like isoform X2: MIKVPTLVSPAWISEQILSKVKNLCILDVSWHLPIFKRDQQEEYLQEHIPGAQFFDIEKCARPSEDTQKLSHTLPTADFFAEYVGNLGIDNESHVVVYENNAKFGAFSAPRAWWMFCIFGHAKISIMEGGLPLWIKEGRETTDKIPLTERSVFQASFNADLFKTFGDVERNLEERKFQVMDARPEGRFQGIQPEPRQGVESGHMPNSFNVPFTKMMEEKDGTLKFKSPDQLKKTFEAAGLDMSKPITASCGSGISACILALGAHLAGMEGVAVFDGAWEEYYLKMKEINPENILKG, translated from the exons ATGATAAAAGTACCAACTCTAGTGTCGCCCGCTTGGATTTCAGAGCAGATCCTCTCCAAAGTGAAAAATCTCTGCATCCTTGATGTGTCTTGGCATCTTCCGATATTCAAACGGGACCAGCAGGAAGAGTACCTACAAGAACACATCCCGGGTGCCCAGTTCTTTGACATTGAGAAATGTGCAAGACCTAGTGAAGATACCCAGAAGCTCTCACACACCCTTCCTACAGCAGATTTCTTTGCTGAGTATGTTGGAAATCTTGGAATCGATAATGAGAGTCATGTGGTAGTGTATGAAAATAATGCCAAGTTTGGAGCCTTCTCAGCACCTCGTGCCTGGTGGATGTTCTGCATCTTTGGTCACGCTAAGATATCCATCATGGAAGGAGGGCTCCCTCTGTGGATCAAGGAGGGACGTGAAACAACTGATAAAATTCCTCTAACCGAACGGTCTGTGTTCCAGGCTTCATTCAATGCAGATTTATTCAAGACGTTTGGAGATGTTGAGAGAAACTTGGAAGAGAGGAAGTTTCAGGTTATGGATGCAAGGCCGGAAGGAAGATTCCAAGGCATCCAGCCAGAGCCAAGACAAG gtgtcgAGTCTGGTCACATGCCCAACTCCTTCAATGTCCCATTTACGAAGATGATGGAAGAGAAAGATGGAACATTAAAATTTAAATCCCCTGATCAACTCAAGAAGACTTTTGAAGCAGCAGGGTTGGATATGTCAAAGCCAATCACAGCATCCTGTGGGTCTGGTATTTCAGCCTGCATCTTGGCCCTTGGTGCGCATCTTGCCGGCATGGAGGGCGTGGCTGTTTTTGATGGTGCTTGGGAGGAATACTACTTGAAGATGAAGGAAATTAACcctgaaaacattttgaaaggTTGA
- the LOC117292695 gene encoding histone H2B-like, with protein MPPKVSGKGQKKAGGKAKGAPSGGNKKRRRKRKESYGIYIYKVMKQVHPDTGISSRAMSIMNSFVNDIFERIAAEASRLAHYNKKSTITSREVQTAVRLLLPGELAKHAVSEGTKAVTKYTTSK; from the coding sequence ATGCCTCCCAAAGTCAGCGGAAAAGGACAGAAGAAAGCCGGCGGCAAGGCCAAGGGCGCACCGTCCGGTGGCAACAAGAAAAGACGTAGAAAGAGAAAGGAAAGCTATGGCATCTACATTTACAAGGTCATGAAGCAGGTTCACCCAGACACCGGCATCTCCAGCCGTGCCATGAGCATCATGAACAGCTTCGTCAACGACATCTTCGAGCGTATTGCCGCCGAGGCTTCCCGTCTGGCCCACTACAACAAGAAGTCCACCATCACCAGCCGTGAAGTCCAGACCGCAGTCCGTCTCCTCTTGCCCGGTGAGCTGGCCAAGCACGCCGTCAGCGAGGGAACCAAAGCTGTCACCAAGTACACCACCTCCAAATAG
- the LOC117293020 gene encoding 3-mercaptopyruvate sulfurtransferase-like isoform X1, translating into MYYTPFFNMIKVPTLVSPAWISEQILSKVKNLCILDVSWHLPIFKRDQQEEYLQEHIPGAQFFDIEKCARPSEDTQKLSHTLPTADFFAEYVGNLGIDNESHVVVYENNAKFGAFSAPRAWWMFCIFGHAKISIMEGGLPLWIKEGRETTDKIPLTERSVFQASFNADLFKTFGDVERNLEERKFQVMDARPEGRFQGIQPEPRQGVESGHMPNSFNVPFTKMMEEKDGTLKFKSPDQLKKTFEAAGLDMSKPITASCGSGISACILALGAHLAGMEGVAVFDGAWEEYYLKMKEINPENILKG; encoded by the exons ATGTATTATAC accATTCTTCAATATGATAAAAGTACCAACTCTAGTGTCGCCCGCTTGGATTTCAGAGCAGATCCTCTCCAAAGTGAAAAATCTCTGCATCCTTGATGTGTCTTGGCATCTTCCGATATTCAAACGGGACCAGCAGGAAGAGTACCTACAAGAACACATCCCGGGTGCCCAGTTCTTTGACATTGAGAAATGTGCAAGACCTAGTGAAGATACCCAGAAGCTCTCACACACCCTTCCTACAGCAGATTTCTTTGCTGAGTATGTTGGAAATCTTGGAATCGATAATGAGAGTCATGTGGTAGTGTATGAAAATAATGCCAAGTTTGGAGCCTTCTCAGCACCTCGTGCCTGGTGGATGTTCTGCATCTTTGGTCACGCTAAGATATCCATCATGGAAGGAGGGCTCCCTCTGTGGATCAAGGAGGGACGTGAAACAACTGATAAAATTCCTCTAACCGAACGGTCTGTGTTCCAGGCTTCATTCAATGCAGATTTATTCAAGACGTTTGGAGATGTTGAGAGAAACTTGGAAGAGAGGAAGTTTCAGGTTATGGATGCAAGGCCGGAAGGAAGATTCCAAGGCATCCAGCCAGAGCCAAGACAAG gtgtcgAGTCTGGTCACATGCCCAACTCCTTCAATGTCCCATTTACGAAGATGATGGAAGAGAAAGATGGAACATTAAAATTTAAATCCCCTGATCAACTCAAGAAGACTTTTGAAGCAGCAGGGTTGGATATGTCAAAGCCAATCACAGCATCCTGTGGGTCTGGTATTTCAGCCTGCATCTTGGCCCTTGGTGCGCATCTTGCCGGCATGGAGGGCGTGGCTGTTTTTGATGGTGCTTGGGAGGAATACTACTTGAAGATGAAGGAAATTAACcctgaaaacattttgaaaggTTGA
- the LOC117292335 gene encoding histone H3, embryonic-like yields MSGRGKGGKGLGKGGAKRHRKVLRDNIQGITKPAIRRLARRGGVKRISGLIYEETRGVLKVFLENVIRDAVTYCEHSKRKTVTAMDVVYALKRQGRGLFVISFTDLSENKMARTKQTARKSTGGKAPRKQLATKAARKSAPATGGVKKPHRYRPGTVALREIRRYQKSTELLIRKLPFQRLVREIAQDFKTELRFQSSAVMALQEASEAYLVGLFEDTNLCAIHAKRVTIMPKDIQLARRIRGERA; encoded by the exons ATGTCTGGACGCGGTAAAGGTGGAAAGGGGCTTGGCAAGGGGGGTGCAAAGCGCCATCGCAAAGTGTTGCGGGACAACATCCAGGGTATCACCAAGCCGGCCATCCGTCGTCTGGCACGCCGAGGGGGTGTCAAGAGAATCTCCGGTCTGATCTACGAGGAGACCCGCGGTGTCCTCAAGGTGTTCTTGGAGAATGTCATCCGTGATGCCGTAACGTACTGCGAACACTCCAAGAGAAAAACTGTCACCGCCATGGATGTCGTCTACGCACTCAAGAGACAAGGCC GCGGGCTCTTCGTAATTTCATTCACTGATctttcagaaaacaaaatggctcgTACCAAGCAGACCGCACGTAAATCTACAGGAGGAAAGGCTCCTCGCAAGCAGTTGGCCACCAAGGCAGCCCGCAAGAGCGCCCCAGCCACCGGCGGAGTCAAGAAGCCCCATCGTTACAGGCCCGGAACCGTCGCTCTCCGTGAGATCCGCCGTTACCAGAAGAGCACAGAGCTTCTCATCCGCAAGCTCCCCTTCCAGCGTCTGGTCCGTGAGATCGCTCAGGACTTCAAGACCGAGCTCCGCTTCCAGAGCTCTGCCGTCATGGCTCTTCAAGAGGCCAGCGAGGCTTACTTGGTCGGACTCTTCGAGGACACCAACTTGTGCGCCATCCACGCCAAGCGTGTGACCATCATGCCCAAGGACATCCAGCTCGCCCGCCGCATCCGTGGTGAACGTGCTTAG
- the LOC117292555 gene encoding histone H2A-like, with the protein MSGRGKGGKARAKAKSRSARAGLQFPVGRVHRFLRKGNYAQRVGAGAPVYLAAVMEYLAAEILELAGNAARDNKKTRINPRHLQLAIRNDEELNKLLSGVTIAQGGVLPNIQAVLLPKKTAKAQK; encoded by the coding sequence atGTCTGGACGTGGTAAAGGAGGAAAGGCACGAGCCAAGGCAAAGAGCCGATCTGCAAGAGCTGGACTTCAGTTCCCCGTGGGCCGTGTCCACCGTTTCCTTCGCAAGGGAAACTATGCCCAGAGAGTGGGAGCTGGTGCCCCAGTCTACTTGGCTGCCGTCATGGAGTACTTGGCCGCTGAGATCCTCGAGTTGGCCGGTAACGCCGCCCGTGACAATAAGAAGACAAGAATCAACCCCCGTCACTTGCAACTCGCCATCCGCAACGACGAAGAGTTGAACAAGCTTCTCAGTGGAGTCACCATTGCCCAAGGTGGTGTACTGCCCAACATCCAGGCCGTTCTTCTGCCCAAGAAGACCGCCAAGGCACAGAAATAG